The window aaagaCATCCCATAGGTGAGCTACAATTTATTTTATCTAATATGTAATGAAAGTGACAGTAACAGAAGCTACAAGAAAAACTTAATAAACATTGGCAGTATAAAAATTATATCTCTACCAAATTCAATCTTTTGTATGATCCTATGAAGCTATGATTCAAGATACCTCCAATTCCATGAATttatagaatttctttctttgtaacaaCATCTCTTATAGTACATTCTAACTATTGTTTGTTAGAAGGGATGCAATAATTGATTTAGACTCTGGGCGCCGCTGTTCACCAGTCAGGAAGAGAAATGTTGGGAGAGAGCTAACCTAATTCTTCCGGGTCCTAGTGCACAAACCCACTCGCTGCAGGATAGGGAGAAACTCAGCCCCCTAATCTTGCACGCTCCAGAATTAGGCTCTGGACACTGACACCAGGAAAACAGAGGTGCCACCACAAACACCAAGGAGTATGTTTGTAAGAGAAGCGATAGTCATTGGGCAAAAACACAGAGATGGCAGAAAGCGAATCCTGCTTTGTTATCTCCTGGGGCTTCTGTGGTACACCGTGACCGCCCAAATCCACTACTCGATTCCCGAGGAGATGGAGAAGGGCTCTTTCGTGGGTAACATCGCTAAGGACCTGGGACTGGAACTGCAGGAATTGTCTGAGCGCGGGACCCGCATTGTCTCCAGAGGTAAGAAGCAGCATTTCGTTCTCAGTGTCAGGAGCGGCAGCTTACTAACTGCAGACAGAATAGACAGGGAAGAGCTCTGCTCACAGAGCGCCCGGTGCCTGCTGAATTTTAATGTTCTGGTtgaggataaattgaaaatttaTTCAGTGGAGGTGGAGATAACAGACATTAATGATAACGCCCCTCGCTTTCGGGAagaagatttagaactaaaaatcagTGAAACCACAGTCCTGGGAACCCATTTTATTCTAGAAAGTGCTTATGATCCGGATGTAGGAGTGAATTCCCTCCAGGGCTATAAGCTGAGCCCCAACCATCACTTTTCTCTCCTTGTGCAAAACGGAGCTGATGGGACAAAGTACCCAGAACTGGTACTGGACCGAGCACTGGATCGGGAGGAGGAGTCTATGCTCCACGTAGTTCTCTCGGCCTGGGATGGAGGAGAGCCAGTCCTCTCTGGTACTGTTCAAATCCTAGTGACTGTCCTAGATGTAAATGACAACGCTCCAGTTTTTACTCAGCCTGTGTATACCATCAATGTTCCTGAGAATGTACCCCAGGGGACAGTACTGCTCACAGTGAATGCCACTGATGCAGATGAAGGAAGCAACTCCCAAGTAAGATATGTTCTAGTGAATATACCAGGGAAGACCTCAAAAATATTCCAACTGAATTCTGTGACAGGAGAATTATCAACTTTACAAAATCTAGATTATGAAGATGTGGAATTCTATATGATGGAAGCAGAGGCTCAGGATGGCCTCGGTTTCTGGGGCAGAGCTAAAATTCAAGTCACAGTCTTGGACGTCAATGACAATGCCCCAGAAGTGACTATCACCTCGGTCACCAGCTCAATCCCTGAAAATGCTCCCCCTGGGACTGTGATTGCTCTGTTCCACGTGCATGATCGAGACTCTGGTGAAAATGGTCGAGTCCTGTGTTCCATGGCAGGCGATCTGCcttttaaattagaaaagaagGTGGACAACTACCATTCCCTGGTGACTGACAGGGCTCTGGACAGGGAGCAGGTGTCTGAGTACAACATCACCGTGAGAGCAGAAGACTTTGGGAGCCCAGCTCTGTCTACAGACACTCACATCCTGTTGCACGTGGCAGACATCAATGACAACCCACCGACTTTCAGCCAGTCAGCCTACTCTGCCTACATCCGGGAGAACAACCCCAGAGGAGCTTCCATCTACTCCTTGACTGCCCACGACCCAGACAGTGAGCAGAATGCCTTAGTCACCTACTCCATCGAGGACAGTACCCTCTCCTTGGAGGCACCACCACTGTCATCCATTGTCTCCATCAACTCAGAGACTGGCACCCTCTATGCTCTGAGCTCCTTTGACTATGAGCAGTTCCGGGAATGTCAGCTGAGAGTGACAGCCAGGGACTCTGGGGACCCTCCCCTCAGCAGCAACGTGTCCCTGACTCTGTTCGTCCTGGATGAGAATGACAACGCCCCGGAAATCCTGTACCCCGCCTTCCCCACGGATGGCTCCAGTGGAGTGGAGCTGGCCCCACGCTCTGCTGAGCCAGGCTACCTGGTGACCAAGGTGGTGGCCGTGGATGCAGACTCTGGCCAGAATGCCTGGCTGTCCTACCGCCTGCTCAAGGCCACAGAGCCCGGCCTCTTCTCCGTGGGCCTGCACTCGGGGGAGATCAGGACGGTCAGGACGTTCCTGGACAAAGATGCCCTCAAGCAGAATCTCATCGTGGCAGTGACAGATAATGGCGAGCCCCCTCTCTCTGCCACTGTCAGTGTCACTGTGGCAGTGGCTGACAGCATCCCAGACATCCTCTCTGACCTCAGCAGCCAGGCCTCCCCAGAGACCCAGGAtgactctctcctcaccttttaCCTGGTCATAGCAGTGGCGGTGGTCTCCTGCTTGTTCTTTGCCTTCCTTGTCCTTCTGCTGGCTCTCAGGCTGAGAAGGTGGTGGATGCTGCAAGTTGTGCAGTCTGCGGGTGCCCCTGTCGGGGGAGTGCCCTCCTCCCAGTTTCTGGGAATAGATGGAGTGAGAGCTTTCCTTCAGACCTATTCGCATGAGGTTTCTCTCACCACGGATTCTCGGAAGAGTCACTTGATCTTTCCTCAGCCCAACTATGCAgacaccctgatcagtcagcagagCTGTGAGCAAAAGGAGTCTCCATTACCTGCTCAGTCTTTACTTCAAGGGAAAGATGAGCAAGCACTTTTCCAGGTAAACTTTATTCTGTAGAACAGAATTACAAATTAATTTACGGCGACTCATTACTTTTCTGTCTCTACTGTTCACTAGTGAAGTCTACTGAGTTTTCTACTTATTCTGCCTATGAATTCATAGTATTAGAAGAATTTAACTcccttaaaaattttattaacatCATACCGTATAGAACTTGATGATACTATGGAAATCATTGATGCAACACCCCAGATTTTAGGGAATACAAACTTATACCCAGAAATGTCGAATAATTTACCCAATGTCATAATTTTAACTAAGGTGAGTAAGCTCTTGCTTAGGAGCTGCTCCACTGAGCTGAAAACTGTAACCTTTTTCGTAATACAAATTTTAATGTATTATAGATTCAGATAGGCAAACTCCACTGGAATATTTTGTGTgtccacacacaaacacatatatatttatatattttctgtaggtatgtgcatatgcacaaaGTTGCTACTAAGGTTTGTTTTCAAATCAATAGAATCTAACGTTTGTAGtagtttctaaaatataaaggcATAAAACTTTCACTTATTTAAAATAGGTGAAATTCATGGATTGtattctgtgggtttttttttcatttttagtggGGGTTTTGGTTAAATTTTGAGGTGTGTAACATTGCTGAATTTCCTCTATGTTTTTGTTGAATTAGAGGGAGGTGCAAAAAGTAGAGctcttttatcctcttttataatatttttagtataaactttcctttttaaatcttGTCTGTGTTATTAAATGTTGACTTGGGAGATTTGCCTGGATGAAACTCCAGTTTCTGTGAGCAGGTATAATTTGTTCTGATTCACTTTATTTGAAGGCTTTTTGTCTCTTTGAACCCATGAAATAGGTTATCTTTGAGCTGGTGTTAGATATTTAAGAAACAACTCAATACATTTTTATGTCTTACACTTTCTGGAAGAACCATCACTCTATTCCCAATTGATGagttgtgtttttatttctccCATTGGAGGGTCAGTCTATTTAAATATGAAGAGATGCATTACCTGATTTCCTTTAAATTATAAAACTTTGGCCACAGAAACTCTCAAAGACTCAAAACTAAAAGAAATCTCAGAgttgtatttctatttctaccATCTGAGCATCAGACTAGATAAATAGCAAGAAATTCTTTTAGCCTCCAGGAACTCCCAGAGACCAGTAATTAAAAGAAAAGTCTAATCCTTGAAATATAGAAAATCATTTCCATGTTAGATTGCTTTGTCATGATAGACAGTattggttttgatttcttttttttctaaaaacaatattattttttgtCAATTCTATAGTGTAGAACACAGGTTACTCTAATTTGTGGCATCATGAACTTCCTGCTCCAGTTTGTTATAGCTATTCTGTAAACTTGCTTGAAGTCAGCTGAAGTGCAGtagaaggctcagggaatgaaATCATCATCAGACTGGGGCCCTGGTGATTGGACACtaataacagtagtagtagtagtagtagtagtagtagtagtagtagtagtagtagtagtagtagtagtagtagtagtagtagtggtggtggtggtggtggtggtggtggtggtagcagcagcagcagtagcagtaaaagtagtagtagtagtagtactaggaGGAGCAgaagtaataatagtagtagcagtagtagtagtagcagcagcagcagcagtagtaatgggtttttatatagcacattaaggtttgcaaagtacttcatagccatgatctcatttgagcttcaaaaATCTTTGGTTGTAGCCAATTCTAATTTATGGCCTGTTTCCACATCTACATCTTTCATATTTCTGAATAATGCTGTTTGGGGGAACACTAGAGAATGTAGCATCTCACGATATTGAACTACAAAGCTACAATTATGTAATTTATTTAAACCCTGGTTATAtttaaggaagaaatgaaaaagttaaTGCATAATCCAAAAGTTAACTTATTATCAAGTTCGAACTAGTACCACGTCATGGGAAAGGTTATTGTGTAGATAATAAACAAAGGTCGACATACAGACAAATGCGAGTGTTGCTAGACCTCTGGATAAATAGTCACAAATACAATGAGTCAGTGTTctatggagagaaggggaacacaatcaacaaaaaagaatactttatgttttaaaaaatgtataaagaCATCCCATAGGTGAGCTACAATTTATTTTATCTAATATGTAATGAAAGTGACAGTAACAGAAGCTACAAGAAAAACTTAATAAACATTGGCAGTATAAAAATTATATCTCTACCAAATTCAATCTTTTGTATGATCCTATGAAGCTATGATTCAAGATACCTCCAATTCCATGAATttatagaatttctttctttgtaacaaCATCTCTTATAGTACATTCTAACTATTGTTTGTTAGAAGGGATGCAATAATTGATTTAGACTCTGGGCGCCGCTGTTCACCAGTCAGGAAGAGAAATGTTGGGAGAGAGCTAACCTAATTCTTCCGGGTCCTAGTGCACAAACCCACTCGCTGCAGGATAGGGAGAAACTCAGCCCCCTAATCTTGCACGCTCCAGAATTAGGCTCTGGACACTGACACCAGGAAAACAGAGGTGCCACCACAAACACCAAGGAGTATGTTTGTAAGAGAAGCGATAGTCATTGGGCAAAAACACAGAGATGGCAGAAAGCGAATCCTGCTTTGTTATCTCCTGGGGCTTCTGTGGTACACCGTGACCGCCCAAATCCACTACTCGATTCCCGAGGAGATGGAGAAGGGCTCTTTCGTGGGTAACATCGCTAAGGACCTGGGACTGGAACTGCAGGAATTGTCTGAGCGCGGGACCCGCATTGTCTCCAGAGGTAAGAAGCAGCATTTCGTTCTCAGTGTCAGGAGCGGCAGCTTACTAACTGCAGACAGAATAGACAGGGAAGAGCTCTGCTCACAGAGCGCCCGGTGCCTGCTGAATTTTAATGTTCTGGTtgaggataaattgaaaatttaTTCAGTGGAGGTGGAGATAACAGACATTAATGATAACGCCCCTCGCTTTCGGGAagaagatttagaactaaaaatcagTGAAACCACAGTCCTGGGAACCCATTTTATTCTAGAAAGTGCTTATGATCCGGATGTAGGAGTGAATTCCCTCCAGGGCTATAAGCTGAGCCCCAACCATCACTTTTCTCTCCTTGTGCAAAACGGAGCTGATGGGACAAAGTACCCAGAACTGGTACTGGACCGAGCACTGGATCGGGAGGAGGAGTCTATGCTCCACGTAGTTCTCTCGGCCTGGGATGGAGGAGAGCCAGTCCTCTCTGGTACTGTTCAAATCCTAGTGACTGTCCTAGATGTAAATGACAACGCTCCAGTTTTTACTCAGCCTGTGTATACCATCAATGTTCCTGAGAATGTACCCCAGGGGACAGTACTGCTCACAGTGAATGCCACTGATGCAGATGAAGGAAGCAACTCCCAAGTAAGATATGTTCTAGTGAATATACCAGGGAAGACCTCAAAAATATTCCAACTGAATTCTGTGACAGGAGAATTATCAACTTTACAAAATCTAGATTATGAAGATGTGGAATTCTATATGATGGAAGCAGAGGCTCAGGATGGCCTCGGTTTCTGGGGCAGAGCTAAAATTCAAGTCACAGTCTTGGACGTCAATGACAATGCCCCAGAAGTGACTATCACCTCGGTCACCAGCTCAATCCCTGAAAATGCTCCCCCTGGGACTGTGATTGCTCTGTTCCACGTGCATGATCGAGACTCTGGTGAAAATGGTCGAGTCCTGTGTTCCATGGCAGGCGATCTGCcttttaaattagaaaagaagGTGGACAACTACCATTCCCTGGTGACTGACAGGGCTCTGGACAGGGAGCAGGTGTCTGAGTACAACATCACCGTGAGAGCAGAAGACTTTGGGAGCCCAGCTCTGTCTACAGACACTCACATCCTGTTGCACGTGGCAGACATCAATGACAACCCACCGACTTTCAGCCAGTCAGCCTACTCTGCCTACATCCGGGAGAACAACCCCAGAGGAGCTTCCATCTACTCCTTGACTGCCCACGACCCAGACAGTGAGCAGAATGCCTTAGTCACCTACTCCATCGAGGACAGTACCCTCTCCTTGGAGGCACCACCACTGTCATCCATTGTCTCCATCAACTCAGAGACTGGCACCCTCTATGCTCTGAGCTCCTTTGACTATGAGCAGTTCCGGGAATGTCAGCTGAGAGTGACAGCCAGGGACTCTGGGGACCCTCCCCTCAGCAGCAACGTGTCCCTGACTCTGTTCGTCCTGGATGAGAATGACAACGCCCCGGAAATCCTGTACCCCGCCTTCCCCACGGATGGCTCCAGTGGAGTGGAGCTGGCCCCACGCTCTGCTGAGCCAGGCTACCTGGTGACCAAGGTGGTGGCCGTGGATGCAGACTCTGGCCAGAATGCCTGGCTGTCCTACCGCCTGCTCAAGGCCACAGAGCCCGGCCTCTTCTCCGTGGGCCTGCACTCGGGGGAGATCAGGACGGTCAGGACGTTCCTGGACAAAGATGCCCTCAAGCAGAATCTCATCGTGGCAGTGACAGATAATGGCGAGCCCCCTCTCTCTGCCACTGTCAGTGTCACTGTGGCAGTGGCTGACAGCATCCCAGACATCCTCTCTGACCTCAGCAGCCAGGCCTCCC is drawn from Dromiciops gliroides isolate mDroGli1 chromosome 2, mDroGli1.pri, whole genome shotgun sequence and contains these coding sequences:
- the LOC122740066 gene encoding protocadherin gamma-A3 isoform X3 — translated: MFVREAIVIGQKHRDGRKRILLCYLLGLLWYTVTAQIHYSIPEEMEKGSFVGNIAKDLGLELQELSERGTRIVSRGKKQHFVLSVRSGSLLTADRIDREELCSQSARCLLNFNVLVEDKLKIYSVEVEITDINDNAPRFREEDLELKISETTVLGTHFILESAYDPDVGVNSLQGYKLSPNHHFSLLVQNGADGTKYPELVLDRALDREEESMLHVVLSAWDGGEPVLSGTVQILVTVLDVNDNAPVFTQPVYTINVPENVPQGTVLLTVNATDADEGSNSQVRYVLVNIPGKTSKIFQLNSVTGELSTLQNLDYEDVEFYMMEAEAQDGLGFWGRAKIQVTVLDVNDNAPEVTITSVTSSIPENAPPGTVIALFHVHDRDSGENGRVLCSMAGDLPFKLEKKVDNYHSLVTDRALDREQVSEYNITVRAEDFGSPALSTDTHILLHVADINDNPPTFSQSAYSAYIRENNPRGASIYSLTAHDPDSEQNALVTYSIEDSTLSLEAPPLSSIVSINSETGTLYALSSFDYEQFRECQLRVTARDSGDPPLSSNVSLTLFVLDENDNAPEILYPAFPTDGSSGVELAPRSAEPGYLVTKVVAVDADSGQNAWLSYRLLKATEPGLFSVGLHSGEIRTVRTFLDKDALKQNLIVAVTDNGEPPLSATVSVTVAVADSIPDILSDLSSQASPETQDDSLLTFYLVIAVAVVSCLFFAFLVLLLALRLRRWWMLQVVQSAGAPVGGVPSSQFLGIDGVRAFLQTYSHEVSLTTDSRKSHLIFPQPNYADTLISQQSCEQKEPPLPTQSLLQGKDEQAFFQQAPPNTDWRFSQAQRPGTSGSQNGDEGGTWPNNQFDTEMLQAMILASANEAADGSSTLGGGAGTMGLSARYGPQFTLQHVPDYRQNVYIPGSTATLANAAGKRDGKAPAGGNGNKKKSGKKEKK
- the LOC122740066 gene encoding protocadherin gamma-A2 isoform X4, whose product is MFVREAIVIGQKHRDGRKRILLCYLLGLLWYTVTAQIHYSIPEEMEKGSFVGNIAKDLGLELQELSERGTRIVSRGKKQHFVLSVRSGSLLTADRIDREELCSQSARCLLNFNVLVEDKLKIYSVEVEITDINDNAPRFREEDLELKISETTVLGTHFILESAYDPDVGVNSLQGYKLSPNHHFSLLVQNGADGTKYPELVLDRALDREEESMLHVVLSAWDGGEPVLSGTVQILVTVLDVNDNAPVFTQPVYTINVPENVPQGTVLLTVNATDADEGSNSQVRYVLVNIPGKTSKIFQLNSVTGELSTLQNLDYEDVEFYMMEAEAQDGLGFWGRAKIQVTVLDVNDNAPEVTITSVTSSIPENAPPGTVIALFHVHDRDSGENGRVLCSMAGDLPFKLEKKVDNYHSLVTDRALDREQVSEYNITVRAEDFGSPALSTDTHILLHVADINDNPPTFSQSAYSAYIRENNPRGASIYSLTAHDPDSEQNALVTYSIEDSTLSLEAPPLSSIVSINSETGTLYALSSFDYEQFRECQLRVTARDSGDPPLSSNVSLTLFVLDENDNAPEILYPAFPTDGSSGVELAPRSAEPGYLVTKVVAVDADSGQNAWLSYRLLKATEPGLFSVGLHSGEIRTVRTFLDKDALKQNLIVAVTDNGEPPLSATVSVTVAVADSIPDILSDLSSQASPETQDDSLLTFYLVIAVAVVSCLFFAFLVLLLALRLRRWWMLQVVQSAGAPVGGVPSSQFLGIDGVRAFLQTYSHEVSLTTDSRKSHLIFPQPNYADTLISQQSCEQKESPLPAQSLLQGKDEQALFQQAPPNTDWRFSQAQRPGTSGSQNGDEGGTWPNNQFDTEMLQAMILASANEAADGSSTLGGGAGTMGLSARYGPQFTLQHVPDYRQNVYIPGSTATLANAAGKRDGKAPAGGNGNKKKSGKKEKK